The sequence CTGGGTGCGCGCCCAGGCCGTCGCGGCGGGGGGAGGGGACCCCTGGCTCGCCGACTCGGCTGACCCGGGCCGGGTGTTCGTCGCCGGCGACTCAGCGGGCGGGAACATCGTCCACCACGTCGCCGTCCGCCGCCTCGGCTCGGCGGCCTCGGGCGAGCTCGACCCGGTACGCGTCGCCGGGCACGTCATGCTCTGCCCGTTCTTCGGCGGGGCCGAGAGGACGGCGTCCGAGTCGGAGTTCCCGCCCGGCCCGTTCCTGACGCTGCCGTGGTACGACCAGGCTTGGCGGCTGGCGCTGCCGCCGGGCGCCACGAGGGACCACCCGTTCGCGAACCCGTTCGGGCCGGAGAGCCCCGCGCTGCTGGGCCTGCGCGACGTCGCGCTCCCGCCGACGCTCGTCGTGGCCGCGGGGCAGGACCTGCTGCGCGACCGCCAGGCGGACTACGTCGCGCGGCTCAAGGCGATGGGACAGCACGTGGAGCATGTCGAGTTCGAGGGTCAGCACCACGGGTTCTTCACCGTGGAGCCGGCCAGCGACGCCAGCAGCGAGTTGGTCCGGCTCGTCAAGCGCTTCGTgtatggcgacggcgacggcaacTCCATCTAAACTGGACTCATGAGCCATCATGATCATGACCTTTGTTGTTAGCTTAGCACGAGTACTCGCGTGACACGAACAGAGCTGAAGTTGGCCTAACCTGCCACGCGCACCAAGCTGGATGTTCGATCAGCGACAAGCCATGTTAGGTACGGCGCCACCATCAGTCCACCAGCACTGTTCGAATCTGACATCAGTTGGCTTAGGCCTATGTTTCCTCCAGCTTTTTATCAGTTCAGATATGAACAGCTAGGAAAGTTTTATTTCACAGTGTCATCGTCGATCTCGCCGATTAGTAAATGAATAAATTTGTGCATGCTAGTAATTGCTAAAGACATGTTTCGTCAACGAGGAGACCTGTCTGGCTGTCCGCCTGTCCCCGACGAAATAATCACCCGGCGCGGCGACCACACGAAGAAATGGCGAAACTCAGCAGCAGTTTCCGCCACCGAATCGCGAAACATCCTAGCGCTGGTTTCCGGCGTTCCACATGCAAACGGCCGCGAAAAAATTATACACGAGACTGCCGTGGCTAGCTACTGTTTCCTGCCGCCGGCGACGTGAAATTCGCACCGGCACCGAATTCTTTCCTCGCACGACTTTCCGCGGCTAGTGGCCGTTCGCCCGTTCACCCTCGACATGGTGGGAGCGTGACGCCGAATCACACAACCGCCAGGCCACCAGCTCCGACTCGTTGCAGTTGGCAGTTGCTGGTGCAGCAGGCCGCAGCGCCTTTCCCTTCCATTTCGCCTTTGCTCCGCCTCCGTGTTAGTTAGTTTCAGAGTTTAGTTAAGTCTGCATCTTTCATTTCAGTGTCTGTAAAATAATAGTTGGCTGAGTCAGGGAGCTGTCCTGATCGCCACGGAGTGGAGGTCCGCGCAAAGCGTGCTCACGTGAGAGTTCATGCCGGTCTTCTCGCCCACTGATGGTGTGCGCGGCGTGGTAGTCATGGCGCCAAATACGGAAGACGCCAGAAGACTGGACTGCATGTGTTGCATCTTATAAATGAAAAAAACCAAAAAGGCGGCGGCTGGTGCGATTTGTTCTGGCCGTCCAA is a genomic window of Zea mays cultivar B73 chromosome 5, Zm-B73-REFERENCE-NAM-5.0, whole genome shotgun sequence containing:
- the LOC100274216 gene encoding Probable carboxylesterase 15-like, with protein sequence MSSSSPPPPHVVEDMPHVLQLLSDGTVVRFADYDTLPPPSVPPAPLPVRWKDVVYDATHGLKLRVYSPSPPASCGKLPVLVYFHGGGYVLGTFALPSFHACCLRLAGELPAVVLSADYRLAPEHRLPAALDDAAAVMRWVRAQAVAAGGGDPWLADSADPGRVFVAGDSAGGNIVHHVAVRRLGSAASGELDPVRVAGHVMLCPFFGGAERTASESEFPPGPFLTLPWYDQAWRLALPPGATRDHPFANPFGPESPALLGLRDVALPPTLVVAAGQDLLRDRQADYVARLKAMGQHVEHVEFEGQHHGFFTVEPASDASSELVRLVKRFVYGDGDGNSI